The nucleotide sequence AGATTCTGGGAGCAGTAAGTCTTACAGATGTGATACTTCATTTAAGAAATGAAAAGATGCTCCAGCCTTTTAAAATTGATATTTCTGAGATAATGAAGAACTCCTCCATTTATGAAGATGATTTTTCAGATGTGAAGGGACAGGAGCACGCTAAGAGGGCCCTTGAGATAAGCGCCTCAGGTGGTCACAATGTCCTCATGATTGGACCACCAGGAGCAGGTAAGACAATGCTTGCAAAGAGGCTTCCAACCATAATGCCTGATATGACCTTTGAGGAGGCACTTGAGACAACAATGATATACTCAGTAGCAGGACTCATAAAGAATCAGGCTCTTATTAACATAAGACCTTTCAGATCACCCCATCATACAATCTCTGATGTAGCACTTATAGGTGGTGGACAGGTTCCGAAGCCTGGTGAGGTGAGCCTTGCTCACAATGGAGTGCTCTTTCTTGATGAGCTTCCTGAATTTAAAAGAAATGTTCTTGAGGTCCTCAGACAGCCCCTTGAGAATGGAGAGGTAACTGTATCAAGGGCTGTTGCATCTATTACCTTTCCAGCAAGATTTACCCTTGTAGCTGCAATGAATCCATGCCCCTGTGGATTCTTCGGTGACAGCAGACACCAGTGCACATGCACACAAGGTATGATACATAGATACAGGACAAGAATCTCTGGCCCCCTTCTTGACAGGATTGATATTCAGATAGAAGTTCCAGCTGTGCCATACAAGGAGCTCTCTCAGGATTATTCAGGTGAGAGGTCAGAGGTGATTCGACAGAGGGTGATAGAGGCAAGGCAGAGACAGCTTAAAAGGTTTAAGGAAGAAGGCATATACTCCAATGGGCAGATGAAGACAAGGCATATTAAAAAATACTGTAGACTCAAAGAAGAGGCACATTCCCTTCTTGATAAAGCAATGCAGAGGCTGAACCTCTCAGCAAGGGCATATACAAGGATACTGAAGGTATCAAGGACAATAGCAGATATGGATGGAAGTGATGATATACTTCCATCCCACATCTCAGAGGCAATACAGTACAGGATGATGGACAGGGTTATGATATAATTTAGCATGGCCAC is from Thermodesulfovibrionales bacterium and encodes:
- a CDS encoding YifB family Mg chelatase-like AAA ATPase, producing MHSTVITASIFGIDAHPVEVEVDITSRGLPHFSVVGLPDTAVKESKDRIKAALKNIGFNIPLKQITVNLAPADLKKEGSSFDLPIAIGILIAEGIIPQENASRYLIAGELSLDGRVKPIKGALPIAIKARKLNLKGLIIPEENVQEAAVIKELEILGAVSLTDVILHLRNEKMLQPFKIDISEIMKNSSIYEDDFSDVKGQEHAKRALEISASGGHNVLMIGPPGAGKTMLAKRLPTIMPDMTFEEALETTMIYSVAGLIKNQALINIRPFRSPHHTISDVALIGGGQVPKPGEVSLAHNGVLFLDELPEFKRNVLEVLRQPLENGEVTVSRAVASITFPARFTLVAAMNPCPCGFFGDSRHQCTCTQGMIHRYRTRISGPLLDRIDIQIEVPAVPYKELSQDYSGERSEVIRQRVIEARQRQLKRFKEEGIYSNGQMKTRHIKKYCRLKEEAHSLLDKAMQRLNLSARAYTRILKVSRTIADMDGSDDILPSHISEAIQYRMMDRVMI